A stretch of the Aminipila terrae genome encodes the following:
- a CDS encoding segregation and condensation protein A has translation MAYKVKIDIFEGPFDLLVYLIENAEMNIYDIQVAEITGQYLAYVERMQEADVNVATEFMVLAAALIEIKSKMLLPRSAPIEEGIVEEDPRTELVEKILEYKKFKAAAELLENHENEKLLCFEKPKEDMDQYTNQVDEYLSLDIRQFVSAFNLFLRKKQRIEEVRKHYTRVERQKQSIEMKVQFIVGFFKKHSLKKILFKELINKESDKYDVVLTFTSMLQMIRDKLISVEQHRAFGDMEIKMVPPVKEDSVAIGEWDDN, from the coding sequence ATGGCTTATAAAGTGAAAATTGATATATTTGAAGGTCCGTTCGACCTGCTTGTATATTTGATAGAAAATGCCGAGATGAACATATACGATATTCAGGTGGCAGAAATTACTGGGCAATATCTTGCCTATGTAGAGAGGATGCAGGAGGCAGATGTCAATGTGGCTACGGAGTTTATGGTACTGGCAGCTGCTTTAATTGAAATAAAGTCAAAAATGCTTCTTCCAAGAAGTGCACCGATTGAAGAAGGTATTGTTGAAGAGGACCCTAGAACCGAATTAGTGGAAAAGATTCTGGAATATAAAAAGTTCAAGGCAGCAGCAGAACTTCTTGAGAATCATGAAAATGAAAAGCTTTTATGTTTTGAAAAACCTAAAGAGGATATGGATCAGTATACCAACCAGGTTGACGAATACTTATCTCTTGATATCAGGCAGTTTGTTTCTGCATTCAATTTGTTTTTAAGAAAAAAACAAAGAATTGAGGAAGTAAGAAAGCACTATACTCGAGTGGAAAGACAAAAACAAAGTATTGAGATGAAGGTTCAGTTCATCGTAGGTTTTTTTAAAAAGCACAGTCTGAAAAAGATATTATTTAAAGAGCTGATAAACAAAGAAAGTGACAAATATGATGTTGTTCTTACTTTTACCTCAATGCTTCAGATGATCAGGGATAAACTGATTAGTGTGGAGCAGCACAGGGCTTTTGGAGATATGGAAATTAAAATGGTACCGCCGGTGAAAGAGGACAGCGTTGCAATAGGAGAATGGGATGACAACTAA
- a CDS encoding methyl-accepting chemotaxis protein: MEISKTIESLAISAVNVTTSQHELSQEIHSIDQVTKEIESVLKDITRAANNTKLIGFNAAIEAARLGNEGRGFAVVANEIQTLAENSKETAAHIAELNKQINGKLDSTVQNSEKTLSITEEQSAAMEELSATVQAVTELAGRLKDLFQIK; encoded by the coding sequence GTGGAAATCTCCAAGACTATTGAATCGCTGGCCATATCAGCTGTCAATGTTACAACAAGCCAGCATGAACTGTCACAGGAAATACATAGTATAGACCAGGTTACCAAGGAGATTGAATCCGTTTTAAAGGATATAACCAGGGCAGCTAATAATACAAAACTAATTGGTTTTAATGCTGCAATAGAAGCAGCCAGACTGGGAAACGAAGGGAGAGGCTTTGCGGTAGTAGCTAATGAAATTCAAACACTAGCAGAAAACTCCAAAGAAACAGCGGCCCATATTGCAGAATTAAATAAACAGATAAATGGGAAACTGGATTCCACCGTACAGAATTCTGAGAAAACTCTTAGTATTACAGAGGAACAATCTGCGGCTATGGAAGAATTGTCTGCTACGGTTCAGGCTGTAACAGAACTGGCCGGAAGACTAAAAGATCTTTTTCAGATAAAATAG
- a CDS encoding radical SAM protein, translating to MVHTYKSNGYNIVLDVNSGAVHCVDEVAYDIIDMLAAGVDRNKITVDILKKYKHLPEVTNAEIEDVFQDIEELKNQGKLFSEDIYASMSHEFKERQSVIKAICLHVAHDCNLACKYCFAEEGEYQQGHRGLMSYEVGKKALDFLIENSGTRKNLEVDFFGGEPLMNWEVVKKLVAYGREQEKIHNKNFRFTLTTNGILLDDEVIEFANKEMANVVLSLDGRKEVNDKLRVARNGKGHMMLFCLNS from the coding sequence ATGGTACATACTTATAAAAGTAACGGCTATAACATAGTTTTAGATGTAAACAGCGGAGCTGTCCATTGTGTGGATGAAGTAGCATATGATATTATTGATATGCTGGCAGCAGGTGTTGACAGAAATAAAATTACGGTTGACATATTGAAAAAGTATAAGCATCTTCCAGAAGTAACAAATGCAGAGATTGAGGATGTTTTTCAGGATATAGAAGAACTTAAGAACCAGGGCAAACTGTTTTCGGAAGACATTTATGCCAGCATGTCCCATGAGTTTAAAGAACGGCAATCAGTAATTAAAGCTATTTGTCTCCATGTGGCCCATGACTGTAATTTAGCCTGCAAATACTGCTTTGCAGAAGAAGGAGAATACCAGCAGGGTCACAGAGGCCTTATGTCCTATGAAGTAGGCAAAAAAGCGCTGGACTTTCTTATTGAGAATTCTGGAACCAGAAAGAATCTGGAAGTGGATTTCTTCGGAGGGGAACCTCTGATGAACTGGGAAGTAGTTAAAAAGCTGGTAGCTTATGGTCGTGAGCAGGAAAAAATTCATAATAAAAACTTCAGATTCACCCTGACCACTAACGGGATTTTACTTGATGATGAAGTGATTGAATTTGCTAATAAGGAAATGGCAAATGTAGTTCTTAGTCTTGACGGACGTAAAGAAGTAAATGACAAGTTAAGGGTAGCAAGAAATGGCAAGGGTCATATGATGCTATTCTGCCTAAATTCCTGA
- a CDS encoding LrgB family protein, with protein sequence MSNFLNNSMFFGVVVSLMGYMIGMSLKRKLKNPLLNPLLISVVFVILILIVCNVKYNSYNAGAKYISYLLTPATVCLALPLYQQRELLKKNAVAILTGSIAGVLSALGSVFLLAKIFNLNHQEYVTLLPKSITTAIGMGISNELGGIVTITVAVIILTGILGNMTGEWVCRIFRIKHPVAKGLALGTAAHAIGTVKAMEMGEVEGAISSLAIAVAGLLTVVGAAVFSYLM encoded by the coding sequence ATGAGTAATTTCTTAAATAATTCCATGTTTTTCGGAGTAGTGGTAAGTTTAATGGGTTATATGATAGGAATGTCTTTAAAAAGGAAATTAAAAAACCCTCTTCTGAATCCATTACTAATATCTGTAGTATTTGTAATACTTATATTAATTGTATGCAACGTAAAATATAACAGTTATAATGCAGGAGCCAAATATATAAGTTATTTGCTGACACCGGCTACCGTATGTCTGGCATTACCATTGTATCAGCAAAGAGAACTGCTGAAGAAAAATGCGGTGGCAATTCTAACGGGGAGTATAGCAGGAGTACTTTCTGCCTTAGGGAGCGTTTTCCTTTTGGCGAAAATATTTAACCTGAATCATCAGGAATATGTCACTTTACTTCCTAAATCCATAACCACGGCCATAGGCATGGGCATTTCGAATGAACTGGGAGGAATCGTAACCATCACCGTGGCAGTTATCATTCTTACGGGGATTCTGGGAAATATGACAGGGGAATGGGTATGCAGAATTTTCAGGATTAAACATCCTGTGGCAAAAGGGCTTGCACTGGGAACAGCGGCTCATGCCATAGGAACTGTAAAAGCTATGGAAATGGGTGAAGTGGAAGGTGCTATCAGCAGTTTAGCCATAGCCGTGGCGGGACTTCTTACGGTGGTCGGCGCAGCAGTATTTTCGTATTTGATGTAG
- a CDS encoding TrpB-like pyridoxal phosphate-dependent enzyme translates to MNKMKNIPHRLYLTEEQMPKQWYNLRADMKEQPDPIINPATGKPAIVEDLYPVFCEELAKQEMDSKARYIDIPDEVLDMYKIYRPSPLCRAYNLEKALDTPAKIYYKFEGNNTSGSHKLNSAIAQAYYAKEQGVTSLTTETGAGQWGTALSEACSYFGIDLNVFMVKVSYNQKPFRKAIMETFGAKVTASPSNTTNAGRAILAEDPECGGSLGCAISEAVEKAVTGENCRYVLGSVLNQVLLHQSIIGLEVKQAMEILGEYPDVVIGCAGGGPILGD, encoded by the coding sequence ATGAACAAAATGAAAAACATTCCCCACAGATTATACCTGACAGAAGAGCAGATGCCGAAACAATGGTACAACCTGAGAGCGGACATGAAGGAACAACCAGATCCCATTATTAACCCAGCTACGGGTAAGCCCGCCATTGTTGAAGATTTGTATCCGGTTTTTTGTGAGGAACTTGCAAAACAGGAAATGGACTCCAAGGCCAGGTATATTGACATACCTGATGAAGTGTTGGATATGTATAAAATCTACAGGCCTTCACCTCTTTGCAGAGCATATAATCTGGAAAAGGCATTAGATACACCAGCAAAAATATACTATAAGTTTGAGGGAAACAATACATCAGGAAGTCACAAGCTGAATTCAGCTATAGCACAGGCTTATTATGCAAAGGAGCAGGGAGTCACAAGTCTGACCACAGAAACTGGTGCAGGCCAGTGGGGCACAGCATTGTCAGAAGCGTGTTCCTATTTCGGGATTGACCTGAATGTGTTTATGGTAAAGGTATCCTACAATCAGAAACCTTTCAGGAAAGCAATTATGGAAACTTTCGGAGCAAAGGTTACAGCCAGCCCAAGTAATACTACAAATGCTGGCAGAGCTATTCTTGCAGAAGATCCGGAATGTGGAGGAAGTTTAGGGTGTGCCATATCTGAGGCAGTGGAAAAGGCTGTTACTGGAGAAAACTGCAGATATGTACTAGGTTCTGTCCTGAATCAGGTGCTTTTGCATCAATCCATTATAGGACTTGAAGTAAAACAGGCTATGGAGATTCTGGGTGAATATCCGGATGTAGTTATCGGATGTGCCGGAGGGGGTCCAATCTTGGGGGACTGA
- the scpB gene encoding SMC-Scp complex subunit ScpB: protein MGEPLDVKTAAEVFNINWKDAYDYFLELKQEYDQEGRGIRIIEVNKSFQFVTDADNSSYIERLCTPVKEKKLSQSALEVLAIIAYKQPITKGEIDSIRGIKCDRVIEGLIKKELIQEKGRSTAIGRPILYGTTDGFLKHFGFETIKDLPDIENIESAVAADDPEDEVYAQQISLDFNT, encoded by the coding sequence ATGGGGGAACCCTTAGACGTAAAAACGGCAGCCGAAGTATTTAATATTAACTGGAAGGATGCTTATGATTATTTTCTGGAATTAAAACAGGAATATGATCAGGAAGGCAGAGGAATAAGAATAATAGAAGTCAATAAGAGCTTTCAATTTGTCACGGATGCAGATAATTCTTCTTATATTGAAAGACTATGCACCCCTGTAAAGGAAAAGAAATTATCTCAGTCGGCATTGGAAGTACTGGCCATTATTGCTTACAAACAACCAATAACAAAAGGTGAGATTGATTCTATCCGTGGTATAAAGTGCGACAGGGTTATTGAAGGTCTTATAAAAAAAGAACTGATCCAGGAAAAAGGTCGTTCCACTGCCATTGGAAGACCTATACTTTATGGGACTACGGATGGCTTTTTAAAGCATTTTGGATTTGAAACGATAAAAGATTTACCGGATATTGAGAACATAGAAAGCGCTGTTGCGGCAGACGATCCTGAGGATGAGGTGTATGCCCAACAAATCTCACTAGATTTTAATACATAG
- a CDS encoding SPASM domain-containing protein, with translation MADLGFKELSMEPVVASTDADYALTEEDLPKLLAEYDRLACEMIKRKQEGNGFNFYHYTIDLTGGPCIVKRVSGCGVGTEYLAVTPEGDLYPCHQFVGDDHFLLGNVFEGIKNSSVCDEFKSCNIYSHEECKDCFARMYCSGGCAANAYHTTGSIEGVYDFGCELHKKRIECAIMIQVAERFGEN, from the coding sequence ATGGCGGATTTGGGATTTAAAGAACTTTCCATGGAACCTGTGGTTGCTTCTACTGATGCGGATTATGCATTGACTGAAGAAGATTTGCCAAAACTTTTGGCAGAGTATGACCGTCTGGCCTGTGAAATGATTAAGCGAAAACAAGAAGGCAATGGGTTTAATTTCTATCATTATACCATTGACCTGACAGGAGGACCATGTATCGTTAAGCGTGTGTCTGGATGCGGCGTAGGCACGGAATATCTGGCTGTTACCCCAGAAGGAGATTTGTATCCATGCCATCAGTTTGTAGGAGACGACCACTTCCTTTTAGGCAATGTTTTTGAAGGAATCAAGAACAGTTCTGTATGCGATGAATTTAAATCCTGTAATATTTATTCTCATGAAGAATGCAAAGACTGTTTTGCCCGAATGTACTGCAGTGGAGGCTGTGCAGCAAATGCATATCATACCACAGGAAGCATTGAGGGGGTTTATGATTTTGGATGTGAACTTCATAAAAAAAGAATTGAATGTGCTATCATGATTCAGGTTGCAGAAAGATTTGGAGAAAATTAA
- the mtnA gene encoding S-methyl-5-thioribose-1-phosphate isomerase — MASFISPIRYENEKMYLLDQTLLPGQEVYLEIENKKDLWDAIYELKVRGAPAIGVAAAYGIYVCTRDIMAVNFEDFCGKFHEVKEYLASSRPTAVNLFWALNRMEEKLLSLAGDRDYGSWEGEQVHIKQMLKEEAEKIYQEDVKACYEMGRNGLSLLKPGMGILTHCNAGTIATAKYGTCLAPLYLGHEQGYDFKVFADETRPLLQGARLTAWELNKAGIDVTLICDNMASIVMKNGWINAVVVGCDRMAANGDGANKIGTSGVAILAKEYGIPFYMFVPTSTIDLNTPTGKDIHIEERKGEEVYKMWYEKPMAPEGIKTYNPAFDVTDARYITAVVTEKGVVYPPYDVNLPKVLK, encoded by the coding sequence ATGGCATCGTTTATATCACCTATAAGGTATGAAAATGAAAAGATGTATCTTCTTGATCAGACTTTGTTGCCTGGTCAGGAAGTTTACCTGGAAATTGAAAACAAAAAAGACTTATGGGATGCGATTTATGAACTAAAGGTGAGAGGTGCACCAGCTATTGGAGTAGCAGCAGCTTACGGAATTTATGTCTGCACCAGAGACATTATGGCAGTGAACTTTGAAGACTTCTGTGGCAAGTTTCATGAGGTAAAAGAATACCTGGCTTCATCCAGGCCTACTGCGGTCAATCTTTTCTGGGCACTGAACAGGATGGAAGAAAAACTGCTTTCCCTTGCAGGAGACAGAGATTATGGATCCTGGGAAGGCGAACAGGTACATATTAAACAAATGTTAAAAGAAGAGGCGGAAAAGATTTACCAGGAAGATGTGAAGGCATGTTATGAAATGGGAAGAAACGGGTTATCTCTTTTAAAGCCTGGCATGGGTATTCTTACTCACTGTAATGCAGGGACTATTGCAACTGCTAAATATGGAACCTGTCTGGCTCCTTTGTATCTGGGCCATGAGCAGGGTTATGATTTTAAAGTTTTTGCAGATGAGACCAGACCATTATTGCAGGGAGCAAGGCTGACTGCCTGGGAATTAAACAAAGCAGGAATTGATGTAACTCTGATTTGCGATAATATGGCCTCTATTGTTATGAAGAACGGATGGATAAATGCTGTAGTTGTGGGCTGTGACAGAATGGCAGCCAATGGCGATGGCGCAAATAAAATAGGAACTTCTGGAGTTGCCATATTGGCCAAAGAATATGGTATTCCCTTTTATATGTTTGTACCTACCTCAACTATTGATTTGAATACGCCTACAGGAAAGGATATTCATATAGAAGAAAGAAAAGGTGAAGAGGTCTATAAGATGTGGTATGAAAAGCCTATGGCACCAGAAGGCATTAAAACATATAATCCTGCTTTTGATGTGACGGATGCCAGGTATATTACTGCAGTAGTGACGGAAAAAGGCGTTGTATATCCACCTTATGACGTAAATTTACCTAAGGTATTAAAGTAA
- a CDS encoding DMT family transporter, with the protein MNIFERNVKKVVILAVVAAAFSSIFVKLTSAPAMAIGFYRLAFALPVFAIMTLVKHKDEVLAMTRKQLGGCAVAGMCLAGHFFSWFTGVEHTSVASATVLAMTDPFMILLISVFIFKEKTNKKAVAGVIVAFIGSIIISGSDYSISKDVLFGDIMCLFAALFIGLYFIAGNKFRKGINASVYVFFVFLFCWITFTIGMIVTGTPFTGYSTNDMFWIFVMAMVCQIGAHAVFNWCLGYTSALYIATCENLETFIATGLAVVLFAEIPSLWQIIGGLTIVAGVTYYTRHEGDSNGL; encoded by the coding sequence ATGAATATTTTTGAGAGAAACGTAAAAAAAGTAGTGATTCTAGCCGTAGTTGCCGCAGCATTTTCTTCGATTTTTGTTAAATTAACATCAGCACCAGCTATGGCAATTGGTTTTTATAGATTAGCCTTTGCATTGCCTGTATTTGCAATAATGACTCTGGTTAAACATAAGGATGAAGTTTTGGCAATGACCAGAAAACAACTGGGGGGATGTGCTGTTGCGGGTATGTGTCTGGCAGGACATTTTTTTTCCTGGTTTACAGGAGTAGAGCATACAAGTGTTGCCAGTGCCACAGTTTTAGCCATGACAGATCCTTTTATGATACTTTTAATATCCGTTTTCATATTTAAAGAGAAAACAAATAAAAAGGCAGTTGCAGGAGTAATAGTAGCTTTTATTGGAAGTATTATCATATCTGGAAGTGATTACAGCATCTCTAAAGATGTACTGTTTGGGGATATTATGTGTCTGTTTGCAGCACTTTTTATCGGACTTTATTTTATAGCAGGAAATAAGTTCCGAAAAGGTATTAATGCATCAGTCTATGTATTTTTTGTATTTCTTTTCTGCTGGATTACCTTTACAATTGGAATGATAGTAACAGGAACTCCATTTACCGGATATAGCACAAATGATATGTTCTGGATATTTGTTATGGCTATGGTGTGCCAGATTGGCGCTCATGCCGTATTCAACTGGTGTCTGGGATATACATCTGCCTTATACATAGCAACCTGTGAAAATCTGGAGACTTTTATTGCCACTGGCCTAGCGGTAGTTTTGTTCGCTGAAATACCTTCCTTGTGGCAGATTATCGGAGGTCTTACCATTGTTGCGGGTGTAACCTATTATACAAGACATGAGGGCGATAGCAATGGCTTATAA
- a CDS encoding DUF4026 domain-containing protein, translating into MKEKSYMLAVPEKEQDLMDLEGMLSRLAQAEGIRVLSENMDSDIMKLDLIVEEDQCQVEIYPTGFELPEMYRIQHFFPDVDIESLQRAETGLAVEMIYGEDPLSAYHAQLRIIHALLPDKLAIFDDSSEKILSGQWAALAASSKIPPAPRYIYTVQAVSGEDDIVWLHTHGLNRCGLPELEILDSSKDVYQSHYSVIETMANRMLEFEEPLEPMEPLFLAHMTKEISLISTLVPWNQAVEHYDEHMLGGKTDRTESHNGNTSAIFVYPTYEDFQEGQYAPLSIYDEYLQDNPLYMVTTKETERMKALAAERIEYMKQTLGCGDNHILVKLGLEVDDEHKTEDNFREHIWFELLDIKENVLTAKLTQEPYYIASLHEGYTGDYGLDEITDWMIYTPERRITPDDVYLMEIRK; encoded by the coding sequence ATGAAAGAGAAATCTTATATGCTGGCAGTGCCCGAAAAAGAACAGGATTTAATGGACTTAGAGGGAATGCTCAGTAGATTGGCACAAGCAGAAGGGATTCGGGTCCTTTCTGAAAATATGGATTCTGATATCATGAAGCTGGATTTAATCGTAGAAGAAGATCAGTGTCAGGTGGAAATATACCCTACTGGGTTTGAACTTCCTGAAATGTATCGCATACAGCACTTTTTCCCAGATGTAGATATAGAGTCTCTGCAGCGGGCAGAAACTGGTTTGGCTGTAGAAATGATTTATGGAGAAGATCCTTTGTCCGCGTATCATGCACAGCTTCGGATTATACATGCGTTGTTGCCAGATAAATTAGCTATATTCGATGACAGTTCAGAAAAAATCCTTTCCGGACAATGGGCTGCCCTTGCTGCTTCATCAAAGATTCCGCCTGCCCCGAGATATATTTATACAGTTCAGGCTGTAAGCGGAGAAGATGATATTGTGTGGCTTCATACCCATGGATTGAATCGCTGCGGGTTACCTGAACTGGAAATACTGGATTCTTCTAAAGATGTTTATCAAAGCCATTATTCTGTTATTGAGACTATGGCAAATCGTATGCTGGAATTTGAAGAGCCTTTAGAACCCATGGAACCGCTTTTCTTAGCCCACATGACAAAAGAGATTAGCCTGATAAGTACATTGGTGCCTTGGAATCAGGCGGTAGAACATTATGATGAACATATGCTGGGAGGAAAAACAGACAGAACGGAAAGCCATAATGGAAATACCAGCGCAATCTTTGTTTATCCCACATATGAAGATTTTCAGGAAGGGCAATATGCTCCTCTTTCTATCTATGACGAATATTTGCAGGATAACCCTCTTTATATGGTTACCACAAAAGAAACAGAAAGAATGAAAGCCCTAGCAGCAGAGCGAATCGAATATATGAAACAGACTTTAGGCTGTGGAGATAACCATATTTTAGTGAAACTGGGATTAGAAGTTGATGATGAACACAAAACGGAAGATAATTTCAGGGAACATATATGGTTTGAATTGCTGGATATAAAAGAGAATGTTCTGACAGCAAAGCTGACTCAGGAACCATATTACATAGCCAGCCTTCATGAAGGGTATACAGGTGATTATGGCCTTGATGAAATAACCGACTGGATGATTTATACTCCAGAGCGTAGAATTACACCAGATGATGTTTATCTGATGGAAATCAGGAAATAA
- a CDS encoding cytidylate kinase-like family protein — translation MIITIGREYGSGGHDIGEMLAEKLGIILYDKDNLAQKAKALGCYDEVQSFYEEEPANSLLYAISKGEASQNMGQKPFKHIKEMVGDQSCIIIGRCANVIFRNEEEHISVFIHADIEKRVKRIAAANDISEKKAQLLIRETDKRRAEFHNQYTGENWGDSRGYQLSADSGMIGIDQTVELICDYINARKRWKCGNQRI, via the coding sequence ATGATAATTACCATAGGGAGAGAATATGGAAGCGGCGGTCATGATATTGGTGAAATGCTTGCTGAAAAACTAGGTATCATACTGTATGACAAAGATAATCTGGCACAGAAAGCAAAGGCTTTGGGATGTTATGATGAAGTACAGTCTTTTTATGAAGAAGAACCAGCCAACAGTCTTCTTTATGCTATATCTAAAGGGGAAGCGTCTCAAAACATGGGACAAAAACCTTTTAAGCATATAAAAGAAATGGTTGGAGATCAGTCCTGCATCATCATAGGGAGATGTGCCAATGTGATTTTTAGGAATGAGGAAGAGCATATAAGTGTCTTTATTCATGCAGATATTGAAAAAAGAGTAAAAAGAATCGCGGCGGCCAATGATATAAGTGAAAAAAAAGCGCAACTATTAATCCGTGAAACAGATAAAAGAAGAGCAGAATTCCATAACCAATATACTGGTGAAAACTGGGGAGATTCAAGAGGATACCAATTGTCAGCAGACAGTGGTATGATAGGTATAGATCAGACAGTTGAATTGATATGTGATTATATCAATGCCAGAAAGCGGTGGAAATGTGGAAATCAGAGAATATAA
- a CDS encoding D-alanyl-D-alanine carboxypeptidase family protein, with the protein MGTNSNYKQIKLLKAKNNMIFSNFIPVIIIFFALIILVAAYSFWDSYTKQTSSAAACPEISAKQAVLMDAKTGEILYEKNATSKAYPASTTKIMTALLTIETVEALNSDITQKVKIPAEAVGVEGSSIYLTPEEPVSIEDLLYGLMLRSGNDAATALACIIGGNQQNFVDLMNLKATEIGCTDTHFLNPSGLFDKNHYTTAADMALIAQAAMKNKTFKTIVSAEDWEASRAPDKYNYFYNKNKVVHQYDGGNGIKIGFTKASGRTLVASAERNGRQLICVVMGAPDWFNDSYKLMDYGFSVK; encoded by the coding sequence ATGGGAACTAACAGTAATTATAAACAAATAAAACTTTTAAAGGCAAAAAATAATATGATTTTTTCAAATTTCATCCCAGTAATTATTATTTTCTTTGCTTTAATCATATTAGTGGCTGCTTATTCGTTTTGGGATTCTTATACAAAACAAACCTCTTCAGCTGCAGCCTGTCCAGAAATTTCTGCTAAGCAGGCAGTTCTTATGGATGCAAAAACCGGCGAAATTCTTTATGAAAAAAATGCAACCAGTAAAGCGTACCCTGCCAGTACCACAAAAATAATGACAGCCCTGCTTACCATCGAGACTGTGGAGGCTCTGAATAGTGACATTACTCAAAAAGTTAAAATACCTGCTGAAGCAGTGGGAGTAGAAGGTTCTTCTATTTATTTAACACCCGAAGAACCAGTAAGCATTGAAGATCTGCTCTACGGACTAATGCTACGCTCTGGCAATGATGCGGCAACAGCCTTAGCCTGCATCATCGGTGGCAACCAACAGAACTTCGTAGATTTGATGAACCTGAAGGCTACAGAGATAGGCTGCACCGATACCCACTTTTTAAATCCCAGCGGGCTTTTTGACAAAAACCATTATACAACAGCTGCTGATATGGCATTAATAGCTCAGGCTGCAATGAAAAACAAAACCTTTAAAACCATTGTTTCTGCTGAGGACTGGGAAGCCAGCAGAGCTCCCGATAAATACAATTACTTTTATAACAAAAATAAAGTGGTTCATCAGTATGACGGAGGCAATGGCATAAAAATCGGTTTCACAAAAGCCTCTGGCCGTACCCTGGTAGCTTCTGCAGAACGTAACGGCAGACAATTAATCTGTGTTGTTATGGGAGCTCCCGACTGGTTTAATGATTCTTACAAACTGATGGATTATGGTTTTTCTGTAAAATAG
- the scfA gene encoding six-cysteine ranthipeptide SCIFF, translated as MKRIQTIETRNLVDSAKKGGCGECQTSCQSASKTSCSVANQQCEQLKK; from the coding sequence ATGAAGAGAATACAGACTATTGAAACAAGAAATCTTGTTGATTCAGCTAAAAAAGGCGGATGCGGAGAATGCCAGACATCCTGTCAGTCAGCAAGTAAGACTTCATGCAGCGTTGCTAATCAGCAGTGCGAACAGCTAAAGAAATAA
- a CDS encoding CidA/LrgA family protein — protein sequence MKYLKQFSVILFITFLGEILKTVIPLTVPASIYGLVLMLIALQTKLINLDHVQDTGAFLIEIMPVMFIPAAVGLMDSWEILKPICAPIILITVVTTLIVMVVTGRVTQFIINMERKN from the coding sequence ATGAAATATTTAAAACAATTTTCAGTAATTTTATTCATTACTTTCTTAGGAGAGATTTTAAAAACTGTAATACCATTAACTGTTCCAGCAAGTATATACGGGCTTGTGCTGATGCTCATAGCTTTGCAGACTAAACTTATTAATCTGGACCATGTTCAGGATACAGGGGCATTTCTTATAGAAATTATGCCGGTTATGTTTATCCCGGCAGCAGTGGGCCTCATGGATTCGTGGGAAATACTAAAACCCATTTGTGCGCCTATTATCCTTATCACTGTAGTGACTACTTTAATAGTAATGGTGGTAACTGGCAGAGTAACACAGTTTATAATAAACATGGAAAGGAAGAACTAG